AGTGTTTTGCAAAGTGTGTTGCAGAATTGAAAACAAAAGGGCAAAGTATGTTGCTGAATTGCAaataaatgtgtactgttggtgCCTTTGATTAAGGCATGGTTACAAAAGTTAGTGTTTTGGTGCTTCTGTCTCAGCATTCACTTTCATTGCATAAGCAATTGTCGAAAACTGTAAGCACAATTTTAAAAACAGGGCTCATTTTGTCAaaataatctgtctgtctcagaAGTTTCAAATAAACTTGGTAGAGTTGTTTCATCTGCATGTGAAGTTTTCAAGGATATGTACTAGTGTTGCGAGAGACCTGATATACATTATTAAAACAGTTGCAACAGTTTATCTACTGAGTTTGGGGTGAACTCTCTGTCCAGCCTCTCTCAATGTCAACCTATGGTTTATAACATGGTCCACATCTTCCTCCAGgtctacctctccctcctcctctccgtAGTCCTCTTCCTCCAGGGGCTCCTCCTCTCATTCCTACTCTCTTCTGCTTACTGCAACGTTGTATTTACAATTTTTTGAAGACAGGTTAACTCACCTGTTGCCTTTCTATAGTGTTTACGCATGATTGGTGAGTTTACAGTTAAGCACCTAAGAGTCTGTACACCTGACGGTGTTTGATCAATTGGTTCATAGGTGTGGTATTTCGAAAGGCAGTGCTTTGAAATGGCAAAAAAGGGACATTGTTTTAGATTTCTGTGCCTAATGtagagaaatgtgttttgtggttTGCAAAACACTGTGTCTAGTGATCCATCATTTTGGTTTTGAGTAAgcttatatgtaaaaaaaatataagcattttagaaatgtgttgattGACTACATATTCTGTGAAAACAGCATGAATTGTGTTAATAGTAATGTCCACTacagatggatgttgtgctaattgtgtttagagttttgaaaatgtgactacagATTAAACAAAAGCATTTTAACGATGgtaaatttttttaatgtggTTGGACTGTGCATAGTTCCTTATCAAAAAATAGAAAGTAGGCTTTTTTTTCCACACAGATCTGCAGGAGGGTACCAAACATGCTGCTTAGAAGTGGCATCCATCATCCTTAAATAGAAGTTTGGAACATCCAACACTATTCCTAGAGCTGGCTGCCCAGCCAATATGAGCAGTTGTTAGAGAAGGTCCTTGGCAAGGTAGGGGATCAAGAATTTGATAGTTACTCTGACAGTTGTCAAACTGAGGAACGTTCCacaaggacaaccatctctgcagcagtccaccaatcaggcctttatggttcAGTAGTAACTTCATCATTGTggaaaacctgctccagagcacTCAGGAACTCAGACTGGGGCGAAGGTTCACCTTTCAGCTGGTCATTGTCTCTAAGCACACAGTAGGGATCGTAAATCTGTAGAGTTataccaaccacaaccacagcAGATAGACGACTTGGTCAGGCAAATGGTAATATCGTCTCATACCAAGAACACATTACACAACCAACCCTAGTGAACTGAGACGGTATTGTGAGGTTTTTAATagtttattgatacatttattaataagcTGGAATCATATTTTCTCATGGGACAtgtcaaaacacatttatatagaTGATCTAAAACCACCACGACGTTGAGCATCAAGTCAGGAAGATACTTATATTAATGGAGCTGAAACAATCACATAGTAACTTACTTGTTGTCACACTGATTATGTTTTAGTCTGGAGTGTTTCATCAATACAGAGAGAAACCgtaatttaaaacataaaaaataaaacaaaaacttaACAGTGTTTAATTCCCTCTCAAAACTGCATTATCACTACAGGTTATTTCCACTGTTAACTTCACCTATTCCCTGTTCTTTTGTTcctataataaaaaatgcaaaaaccAAAAAGACTCCTTTGCTGCCCACTCTATAGTACTTATCTACAGAGGTATAGAAGCTCAATTAAAGCAGTTAACCCACAGTATCTCTATTAAGCTCATGTACAATGATTGCATGGTTatcatacaatttattttattactatCAAGTCGTAAGTtgttaatacattatttaaatgttttaggaTATGGTAACAGCAGTACGCTTAATTATGTATTTGATAATGTTTAGTAAGCAACTATAGCAGTTGGGGTCTTTTATGAGAATGATTTTTCAcaagcaatacatttaatttggatCCATCTCTGCAGTAAATACATCAATATGTCATCAGATCTGAAAATATAACGAACATGTATTATTAGTGACTTGTGAAATAATAGATTACAACGATATCGTCTTTGACATGAGCCATTGACTGGTGATTAGAGTAGGAGTCTCACCTTAGCTCGTTGTTGCTAGAGCACCCCTGTTATAGAaatgaagaagaggaagaaattaaaacaaattaaagtaACATTAACATGCTGATGTTTAAAATCACATATGCTAATAGACATTATCACAATGTTGTCATCATCTCAGAAACtctgtgtatatttatttattttctccacatAGATGATCCTCACCAGCAGACTTCTTCTTGTAGTAGACCAGTCCTGCTAATGCTATGATAGCTCCCAGAACCAGACCAGACGCCCCAATAGCTATCTTATTCCTCTCAGACTCAGGCATGGACGGGTCTGTCAAAGAGAAAATATACTTTAATTTATAAAATGATTGTAATACAACATAAATACAGTCTATTGATTAGACACATTCTACAAATAGCATTAGTTCTTAACCCATTTACttagagcagtgtttctgaACCCggctcctggacgcccccctgcatattttagatctctccctgccctaacatacctgatgtagctcgaTAGTTACTTacgtaactccagttctatggccacctctcatggccatctgccccttGGCTATAAAGGAGGTTCTCACTCTCTGCTCAGTCTCCCGACATtcctttcttcacgagaaaagctGTCAGAGACCGGTCAgggcatgaaccctatgggcgaTGCTCCACTCATTgaactggagttacgaaagtaactatcGTTCTACTTTGTGAAGCTTGACAGGGAGAATACACTGGAGGGAGGGAACCGCGTCCACGCCCAACGGTGGCCTGTCCTGCGCACGAAGAGAAAACCACAGAGGGCAGTGCGGGTCCTCCCGTGCCGCGAACCGATCCACCTGCGCCTTCCCGAAATGTCTCCAGACCTCGACTACAATGTCGGGATGAAAACGTCACCCGTTGTCCCGGGGTCCTCCCAGAGACAGCAAGTCCGTGCCCACATGGAGCTCTCCGGGAATGCGCCCATTCCCAGATCTGCACCCCCAACAGGTGGAGGGGGAAAGACCTGACCCCCCCGCCCTGCCTGTTTACGTCTGACCACACCAACACGTCCCGACCCCACATGGTCGGTGCGAAGTGCAGCAACACACGTCTGATTGTGTCCAACTCCGGCCAGTGGATGTGGCGCTCCGGCGGAGACCACCCCCTCTGACTGAGTACGACAGGCACCTCCTGCCCCAGCCCGTCAGGGTCGTGTCCGTCAATACCGGGACCCGAACCGACACTCTGCCCATGGGAACCCCACATAGCAGAGGGTCTTTCTAGTACGCTAGGTCCGACTCCAGAGAGCTTGGGACCTTGATCAATTGCCGCCGATGATGCACTTCTCGGGCTCCTTCAGGGAGGTGAGCGGCAGCCACAGGTGCCGGACCTACACCACTGACGTGGCCATTACCCGGCCAGCCGAGAGAGAGTTAGTCTGGGTGAGCGTGAAAAGTAAAGGGAATACagcctcttctctctctgctcccacGGGACTAAAGAGACAGCCTCCTTCTCTAGAAGGTCTGCAATCTCCCCCTGCAGGGCAGCGACCTTCACTGGAGACAACATTACTGTTTCCACAGCTGGCCTGATACCTTAGTGGGGCGAGCGGAAAACTCCTCTTCGCCCAACAGAAAACTGCCCAGGCTCCCACACACGCCAGCCACCCCAGCGGTGGCAGTAGGGGGAGCCAAAGACTCATGGAGTTGGAGACCACTGCCTACAGTCAGAGACGCTCCTGTCCTtccagggggggggggctcctcctcatcctccgaAGAGGAAGAGTCTGAACAACTCTGCACCCGGTCAGCCAAGTGGAGAAGGACGGAGTCGTGGCCGGGCCGGTCACCTCATCCTCTGACCCCCGACTCCTCCGGAAATGAGTCCTCCTcagatatgagagagagagacctccTCAGCAAAGTACGCCAGCCAGTCCATCCTCACCTGTAAAGGGAGGACAGCACAGGCGATGCACACAGGCTCCTCTTTGGCGCCGTCGCGAGCATGCAGCGGTCCCAAACACGCACAGCAAACTATGTGTGCTTTGACTGCTGTGTCGAGCTCGCTACACCAGCATGCCAACAGGGAAGTTGGTGGCCAGGGCACTGGGCTAGAAGGTACCGCTCCAGCAGTCGAAGATGGTGAAGCCTTCCTTGGCTTAGTGGAAATCACAGcaggattgagaaacactgacttAGAGTCTGACATAAAATGAAATACTCTGTGTACCACTCATACAACATTCATCACACTCCCTGATTCCACTCAGACACTCTCACATGGTCCAACACCACTCACACCCCCTTTACCCTGATCACATACTCTCACCTCACACATACCACCACACTCTTGCCCACTCCAACATCTTCTTAGCATCTCTACACATCATTACCACACTCTCACACAATCACCCcacttattttatttgtattttagttatttacagGCACAATTACAGTAATGAATCGAAAcactaccaactgagctaaacAGGACCCGTAATGCCCCAAACCGCAAAAATCAATACCACAACATCTCATTACCCCACTCCCCTCCTTACCCCAGTCATACACCATGGGCTCTGGGAGGCTGCTGTGCTCCACCATACAGGAGATCTTCTCTCCAGATTTGGGTGTGTACTCCAGATGGGAGTGGATCTGGTAGTACCAGTCCCCGTCAGCCAGCTCCTCAGTGGAGGTCACATCAGATTTAATCTCATGTCCGTCCCTCTGCCAGGTCACTCTGATTTGTTTGGGGTAGAAGTCGTAGGCGCTGCACATCAGCATGGCAGTGTGTCTGCCACTGGGGGGCGTCACTGAGCTCATTCTGACATAGGGTTTAGCTATGGAGGTAAAACACAACTTTTATGTTTCATAGATGCACAAAACCCATTTGATAGTTCTGACATCACCCATGATGTGGCGGTTAGGATCAAATGGTCAATATATAGCTGACTAAAGTCACAgtaatgtgtttctgtttatttaaaatgatgttCATTTTCAGATGAATCCCAGAGTCACTAAAGTATAATCAAAGGTTTAAATAACAGTAGCTATACAACtattcaaaacatttgtcaGGATGTCTGCTCACCTGTCTTATCCAGTACGGCACTGTAGTGGATCCCCGCGTTGTTCCTGCAGTAACTATCCAGCTGTGCTCGTATACCAGCCAGTTCACCAGGATCACTGTTCCATGCCTTTGcattcttcacaccaagctcaGTGTATCCAACATACTCACCCACACTGCTGTTGAACCTGACATCTTCAACCATATTGAAAACATAAGAGCGTATAAACTCTGCATCCTGGAGGTCCTTAGAGGTGAATCTGCACTCGTCTACTACCTGCTCATAATATCCATCtaaaatggaaaagaaaaagtaatgttcatttcatttcagaagATACAATCAATATTCCATAACATAGTTGTACCATGTTA
This sequence is a window from Esox lucius isolate fEsoLuc1 chromosome 17, fEsoLuc1.pri, whole genome shotgun sequence. Protein-coding genes within it:
- the LOC105025121 gene encoding SLA class II histocompatibility antigen, DQ haplotype D beta chain-like yields the protein MCLFHYHSQQGNMAIQNIYIYLLGFLSISYRTDGYYEQVVDECRFTSKDLQDAEFIRSYVFNMVEDVRFNSSVGEYVGYTELGVKNAKAWNSDPGELAGIRAQLDSYCRNNAGIHYSAVLDKTAKPYVRMSSVTPPSGRHTAMLMCSAYDFYPKQIRVTWQRDGHEIKSDVTSTEELADGDWYYQIHSHLEYTPKSGEKISCMVEHSSLPEPMVYDWDPSMPESERNKIAIGASGLVLGAIIALAGLVYYKKKSAGVL